TAGTCGAAAATCTCTCCATCTTCATGAAGAAATAATCGAGGAAGAAATACTGCCAAGACTGCCGGTGAAATCACTGTTGAGATTCAGGTGCGTTTCGAAATCATGGGGCTCTTTAATTGGCAGCAAAAGATTCATTAAAAAACACCACCAAAATTCGAAGAACAACCCTTCTTTCCCCCAACAAAGTATCATTATATATACGTATTTGCATGAATGGCCTCACCAATGTTCTCTGCTATCGGCTTTGAGCGGACCAACAAATACTATCCCTTCATCTCCTTTAGCTGATCCAACGAATACTACAGTGACGTCATTTAAAATTGAGGGGTGCTGTCATGGGCTGCTGTGCATTCTCGAGGAAGTGGACGAGGAACAAATTCAATTTCATTTGTTGAACCCATCAACTAGAATCTCCAAGAAACTGCCAGAAATTTCTAATTCGGGCTTTGTTTATAATTTTGGATTCGGTTGGGTTGAATCGAGTGATGAGTACAAGGTGTTTGTGAGTCTGGTTGATCGTAGGAATAACTTCAGGGGTTGCAAAGTTTATAGTTCAAAGACAAAATCATGGAACACAATTGAGCTCTGCGCGGGTGTAGTTTTATGTAGGTCAATGAGGGTGTTTGCAGGTGGGAAGCTTTACTGGAAGAACGAAGATGAAACATTTATTACTTTCATGGACTTGAAGAGTGAGGTGTTTGGAATGATTGAGCTTCCCTTTGATCACGAGGAGGGTGTGCTTGGTGGTTTCCTTTGTGTGCTATGTTATGTGAACTTTCCTAATAAAAGAGGATTTCGAGTTTGGGTTATGCAGGAGTCTTGGGAGAAAGTGATGACGCTTGATCAACTTCTTGAGCTTCTTCAACCAGTACCATTGGTGGTGGGTCTAAAGGGAGAGATTTTGGTAAATTGTGGATCCTTTGTGATGGTTTACGATCGTCGGGATAATGTGTTTCGCGACCTCAAGTATTGTGAAGGTTCCTGTTGTCTTGGGTTCTACACAGGGGCAGATCCAGGAATTTTGTTGGGGGGCCcggaaattttttttgggatataatatatagtaattaataaataattgttgttTTGTCATTagatcaacaacaataataaaaacctACAATAGTTTCATTCATTACCATGTCtattacattacaaataatcTATGAATAGACACTTGGCGAACCCGAGCTAGTAATTgtggaaataataaataatcaccTGGCCCAAAGTTGATCAATGTTGAATTGGGAGAAATTATTTCTCGGATCAAGACACGCCATGCATCTAAGCAAATTAGTGCTAGCTTCGGAAAACCGAGTGTTTAGCTCTTGTATTGTTAGATCAACATCCTAAAATATTAATAGAGTATTTAGTTTATTATTAGTGCTAGCTTTCAGTCTGTCCCGTTTGTATTTCTTAACAGAGtatttagtttattattatttttaatttctatatttaaaaaaaaaaaaaaaaaattgggggggctctagccccccccttgcccccctggatccgccactggttCTACAGCTACAACAATTGTGCCCGTTATATTTCATATAAGGTCTATGTTGAAAGTTTAGTCTCGCCAAAAGATTTATGAAACATGATAGTGAGTGGcaggggcgtagccagggggggctagagcccccccaaattttgaaaaaaaaaattgttttttttataatatgtatattatttttattttaatatatatatatatatatataaataacataggaAATTAAGGCTGAAAACCCTTACTAGCGCTGAAACCCAAAATTTTTTATTAAGAAGCTGCGCTGCGCGCCGCTGCTCCGCCTCGCTCGCACCACCAC
This Salvia miltiorrhiza cultivar Shanhuang (shh) unplaced genomic scaffold, IMPLAD_Smil_shh original_scaffold_269, whole genome shotgun sequence DNA region includes the following protein-coding sequences:
- the LOC131003780 gene encoding F-box/kelch-repeat protein At3g23880-like translates to MEIGTSSRKSLHLHEEIIEEEILPRLPVKSLLRFRCVSKSWGSLIGSKRFIKKHHQNSKNNPSFPQQSIIIYTYLHEWPHQCSLLSALSGPTNTIPSSPLADPTNTTVTSFKIEGCCHGLLCILEEVDEEQIQFHLLNPSTRISKKLPEISNSGFVYNFGFGWVESSDEYKVFVSLVDRRNNFRGCKVYSSKTKSWNTIELCAGVVLCRSMRVFAGGKLYWKNEDETFITFMDLKSEVFGMIELPFDHEEGVLGGFLCVLCYVNFPNKRGFRVWVMQESWEKVMTLDQLLELLQPVPLVVGLKGEILVNCGSFVMVYDRRDNVFRDLKYCEGSCCLGFYTGADPGILLGGPEIFFGI